The Chitinivibrionales bacterium nucleotide sequence CGTGTCGGGGCCGGTCGCGCTATTGGGATATAACACCGTGTCTATGGATTGGAAGTTGACGCTGGTAGTGAGCACGCGGCCGCTTTTTTTATATGCCATTGTTGTGAGGTCGATGAAATAGATGGTGTCGGTGAACGCCTTGTTGGGCTCGCCCCAGATGTCTGCATAGGAATAGGCATAGTGATGGACATCGGTGGGGCTTAGGGAATCGATGATTATTTCAGGCCAGACCCATGTTCCTCCTGCCCCGCCCGCCGGGAGCGTGAATTTAATGTGCGCCTTTAAGTTCCCATCGTTGCCCGCGGCGCCCACGATGATGTGGCCTGCGCCTGAGAGCTGGTCGATGGTTTGGTCCATGAGCGACGTGCCGTCGTGAGGCCCTTCCTGGATGCCGATGCTCATGTTCACCACGCACGGCATGGCAAGGGAATCGGCGATCGAAAAAACCCACTTGAGCCCGTCGATGAAATTTGCAACGCTGTTGCCGTATTTCACCGCGATGATGCCGGCCTGTGGCGCTGCACCCCAGAACGGGTGGGTGGTATCGGAGCCTGCGCCGCAACTCGCGACAATTGTGCCATGTCCCGACTCTTGCGTGCCGAACAAGGTGTCCTGGTCGATTTCCTTCTGCATTTTAACGAGCCCGTAGCCGTACGGTTTGGGTGGAATCCCCGATGTATCGGTCTGGTCCCACATCGCAATGAAACGAGTGTGGCCCAGCGAATCGAGGAAATCAGGGTGATGGGGCTCGAACCCCGTATCAAGAAAACCGATGAGCACGCCTTTGCCCGTGAAATGTTTGGTTAGATAGTTGGGTGCCCTGCCCTGCACTTCATTGATATGCGCCTGGTTCCGCGCCGAATCCATGGTGGGGTAGAATTTCGTGCGGTTGTCCACGAACAGGATGCCGTCAACCGCGGTGAGGTACGGTGCCGTGCTTTCGCAACCTTCGAGGGTGATGACGTCGCCGATGCGCGATATCAACCGCCAGCCGGCTGCCGTGAGGCCCGATTCGGAAAATGAGGCGTCCACCAAGGCCGCAACGCGGATGGTTTTTTTGCATCCGGACTTTTGTACGTCCTGTACTGCGGCGCGAAGGTTTTCTTTTGTCGGATACTTCGGGTGTTTTTGAAGCTCGAACGTACCGAGATAGGGTCCAAAATTTCTGCAAAAAGCGGGATTGAACGAGGCCAGGATCATAAAACAGATAATTAACAGGCACGTCCGGTAAATCATGGTAATCTCCACCCAGTCCTTCAATGTATTAATAATATTATAGCACTTGTGGGCGGGATTTGCCAAAAAATGTTTATAAGAATGTTGAAGGGCAAGTCTGCCTTTGACCCACCGGCTTCCGCCCGCGCCTTGAATATGATGCAAAAAAAATGCCTGCGCGGCGGCGATCCGACTTCATCCCGCCCCCTCAATGGGAGAGGGGGAAAATATGGAGTGAAAATTATTATTGGTGGCTGGTGATCCAATCTTGGGAGCACGAGCTTTTACACGGTCAGAAAAATATTGTAGCTCTTTAGGATGCCTGAAATATTTATACTTTACAACTGCTGTTTGCGGGCGCGCCCAACGGATGCGAGAATTTTGCAACGGTGGTACCCGGCTGCACCGAGGAGGGGCAGCCAGAGACCCTGCAGGCCGGAGGCTGAGGTGGCTCGATCGAGGGGGAGCTTCCCCCACCAGATTGTATTTTATCACTAATGAAATATAAGAAGATTAAACAAGCCTGGTTTGTTTACATTCTGGAGTGCGGGGACGGCACGTTCTACACCGGGATCACCAATAATCTGGAAGGCCGGATCAGGGCTCACCGATCGGGCAGGGGGGCGAAATATACGCGGGGCAGGCTGCCGCTGAAATTGGTCTGTTCGATATCCTGCAGGAACAAAAGCACGGCGCTTAAAAAAGAATACGCTGTAAAACGGCATTCGAAGAAGGACAAGCTGGCAATGATCAGAACATCATCAAGTGTGCAGGAGGATGAATTTTAATACACTATTGCGGCTTTTTTAACGCGATAATCGCCTGCTTCAAAGTCACAACCTCCTCTAAGAGCATTGCGACCTTCTGCTCCACGACGGAAAGCCTGTCGTTCAGGGGAAGCCCCGTAGCAGGAGCGGCGGCCTGCGGCACGGCTGCAACAGCCTCGGACGGACCCGGCTGCGCCGCCGCATCACCCGAAAAGAGGTGCGCGTAACGCTGTTCTTTTCTTCCCGGCTGCTTAGGCAGCTTGACAATGAGGGGGCCGTTCTCCCAGTTCATGAGTTTCTGGATCGTCGTCTCCAGTTCGGCAGGATCTTTGAACGAATACATCCTGCCCGTGACGCCGCGCAGCTCCCCGCCGGTGAGCGGGCCGCGGAGCATGAGCGCGGTGAGAACGGCAAGCTCGGGCCGCATCTGGTTGGTGGCGACGGTGCGGCCATTCACGATGCTGTCCTGGTGCGTTGCGCCCGTCTCACCCTTTATGGCTGAAAGCCTGGCGGGAAGGCTGTGTTCGTACTTGGGGACCCTGCCGCCGGCGGTTGACATCTGCCACGCCAGATCCTTCGAGCGAAGCGTCGTGAGCGTGGCGCTCACCTCCTCCTCGGAAAGCGACATCACCGGGTCGCGGTTGTTTTTCTGGTTGCACGCCAGCACCAGCGCATTGAGCGAGAGGGGGTAGTATTCGGGCGTGGTGAGTTCCTTTTCGACAAGCGACCCGAGCACGCGCGCTTCGACGGGGGAGAGGGTGATGTCCATGGGACGGTGTCCTTTCTTTAATTGGATAACTACAAATAGCAAAAATAAATATTCGCCAGTGAATTTAAAAAAAATGTCGGGGGAAGTCCAGCCTGTCTCACAAACTACTTAAATAATCATGGCGCCTGCCGGTCACGGCACCGGCAACTTTTCCGCCCTTCCTGTTGGGCGGGTTGATCCTTCCGGTCTCGCCTTCGGCTCGGGCAACTTGGCCCCTTTATGCTTGACGGCGAGGGC carries:
- a CDS encoding S8 family serine peptidase, giving the protein MIYRTCLLIICFMILASFNPAFCRNFGPYLGTFELQKHPKYPTKENLRAAVQDVQKSGCKKTIRVAALVDASFSESGLTAAGWRLISRIGDVITLEGCESTAPYLTAVDGILFVDNRTKFYPTMDSARNQAHINEVQGRAPNYLTKHFTGKGVLIGFLDTGFEPHHPDFLDSLGHTRFIAMWDQTDTSGIPPKPYGYGLVKMQKEIDQDTLFGTQESGHGTIVASCGAGSDTTHPFWGAAPQAGIIAVKYGNSVANFIDGLKWVFSIADSLAMPCVVNMSIGIQEGPHDGTSLMDQTIDQLSGAGHIIVGAAGNDGNLKAHIKFTLPAGGAGGTWVWPEIIIDSLSPTDVHHYAYSYADIWGEPNKAFTDTIYFIDLTTMAYKKSGRVLTTSVNFQSIDTVLYPNSATGPDTMIFYTYVERRNAANLKPHIEVAMYANGMNLVPGVRLASTTVQTIHAWNCYKQNFSGLSLPGFSDGDTITTIDEVGGTAKTIISVGSYFSKTVQPLYDGTVTGIGDTTLYQWAPWSSIGPTVDGRVKPEICAGGRIITGAMSSQAEETGRTAVWPDHSNTRGRYGWTQGTSVSAPIVAGIIALMLEADKTLTPQTVVQTLQNTATKDKYTGNITTPDVRWGAGKVNALAAIESMGIPVMSTRLGAASMVTARTILLVLSGGDMLSLAGPGVKDAKEIFVDVFDLRGRLCASLPMQPGRAVVVPQIIAKGCFVAKARWKGGKGIEQVFTRF
- a CDS encoding GIY-YIG nuclease family protein; translated protein: MKYKKIKQAWFVYILECGDGTFYTGITNNLEGRIRAHRSGRGAKYTRGRLPLKLVCSISCRNKSTALKKEYAVKRHSKKDKLAMIRTSSSVQEDEF
- a CDS encoding YceH family protein translates to MDITLSPVEARVLGSLVEKELTTPEYYPLSLNALVLACNQKNNRDPVMSLSEEEVSATLTTLRSKDLAWQMSTAGGRVPKYEHSLPARLSAIKGETGATHQDSIVNGRTVATNQMRPELAVLTALMLRGPLTGGELRGVTGRMYSFKDPAELETTIQKLMNWENGPLIVKLPKQPGRKEQRYAHLFSGDAAAQPGPSEAVAAVPQAAAPATGLPLNDRLSVVEQKVAMLLEEVVTLKQAIIALKKPQ